The stretch of DNA cagaatactgagaatactatatataataaataaacctataaaaaataaaataaaagcgaGGCCACAGAGTGAGTCTTACGGGGAAGCTCCAGGCCCGGGTGCACAGTAGCGTTCTTGACCATGGGGGGCGAGTGTCGACCATCGTCCATGTCCAGCTCCGTGCACTGAGCCTCTCCGTGGATCACAGCCAGTCCCAGGCGCAGTCTCTCAGCATAGGACTGAGCCCTGAGGAAGACAGCGGTTGGGAATGGTAACAGTGGTGAGAACACACGGCCCCTGGTGCCACTGCAGCAATCCCAGGACAAACCACAGTCATCTTTGAGGGGACACAGAATAATCCGAAAATAAACAGCGCCAGGACTACTGCTGGGTTCTGGGTAATTCGGGTTCCTTCTCCCCAATATTCTACGaagtcatttctagaactttgttCAAACGATGTTTCAAAATCAATGCCAGGCTGGGGTCGTGGCTTAGTTGGCAGAGTCCTCATTTAGCATGACTGAGGTTCTGGGTCTGATTCCCTGCACTACGTAAACTGTAAACCacgtgaggcagaggcaaaaggatcagaatttcaaggtcacccttagctATGAAGGAAACCTAAAGCAGCCCGAGATACATGCCAGATAAACTGCCTAAAAAACCACCTAGGACCACTGCCCAAAAGCATCCCTGGCCTCACTAGTTTCCATTCCCCCCCAGAGGAAAACAGTAACTCTGCGCTCAGGTACAGTCTGGGGCGCTGAAGACGAAGCTGCAGGGACGATCCAACAGTGGGGTGGGAAATGGGAACCCATGAACCTTCACTGTCACACTGAGAGCTCTGGCTCCCCAGACTAACCCTAACTTTAGAAGTAGCCACAGGGTCAGAAACGACGGGGTGTTTACCTTTTTGCAGCATCAGGAGACTTAGCTACAATGACTGCATTTCTGTAATTTGGAATCTAGAtttggaggaaaaataaaaaagtactgaaacattattgaaaaaaataaaaccacttaaATCTGGATGCTTGCTCAGGACCTCTAAGAACCCACGCCAGCAATCGGTGTGCTAGCGTTCATGCTGACTGTCATCAACAACTCATCGCTGCAAAAGCACTGACTGCTACATCAGGACAAAACTGCTAAAGCCCTCATTCTAGAAAACACACGCGTGAAGGCGCTCAGAGGGCCTGTTCTTTTTAAAGTCTGAAGACATGGCCCTCCGTGCCTAGATGCCCTCTGGCTGTGGCAGGCCCTGAGCCTCGGAGAGCTCCTGGGATGTGCCTTCAATAGCGAGACCTGAGGCCAGGGGAAACTAAATAGCATGTCTTTGAGGACATGGGGTCTGCTGGAGGCTCCTCACTTCTTCCTGGATATACTGAAGCAGGAAAGGTGAGGCTCTAAGGTTGTCCACGGGAAAGCTGAAAAAGCCTTGTATTTCCTTTTGGTGAAGATCCATAGTGATAATGTGAGTTAAacctgaaattttaaaacaaaaaattacaaagtTCTCCCCTACAAGTTAACGGCCACAGTGGACATAAACTAGGTGTTCAATTCCTGCTTCCTACCAGAAGCCTGAAGGCAGGGCCACTGGGAACCAGGGACACAAGCTCTACTGTCAGTCTAAGGAACAGCATGGAGTAGAGTGACCAAGAGCTACAGCAAAAGGGTGTGCTCGCTGCACTATCCTCAGTGCggtcaaaagagagaaagaagagcaaaatcAAATACGGATACGGAGCAAATGTGAAGCAGCAGAGAAATAAGACAGCCTCGCCCTCAGCAAAGAATCTAAACCAACGGCTGGAGACCACGGTTACCTCAGAAACAAGCAAAGGAACAAGAGACTCGGCACAAGCGCAGGACTCGGAGGCGCCCAGTGCCTTTCtgtgatggaaggaaggatgtgaGGGCGTTCTCAGGAAAAAGGGACATCTACAGACACACTGCATGTCAAAGGTCACTGCTCTCCCGGACCACAGAAGCAGTACTGTTCAGACAGCAGCCAGGGGAACCTCAGCCACTGTCCAGTGTTACTCTGTCTGCTCCACAGCAGGAAGTGTGCACTGCTCTACACGGGGAACAGAGTGGGAAGGCTACCCAGGACTAAGTgtgagctggggaggggaggagacactGACAGAAAGTCTCTTCAATTAACCTCCAACTGAGGCCAACAGAGTCGGCCTGAAGCAGGAGGTCACAAGAACGACATGCCTGCCAGTTAAAATACAGATGACAAATGGCAGCCAAGTAACACAAACAGGTCAGAGAAAATCCTAAAGCAGCGCCTGCTAGAGACAGAGGGGAACCAAGAATATGCCCCTCCGAACAATGAGACAGGAAACAAGGTGTCATTAGCGAGTCTGTAGAGAAACAGGTCCCAAACCAGACACGGAGGTGGAACCTGACCTGCGGGAGGGAGGGGCTACATCTAGCGCTGGGACCCCAGGCCTCTGGTCACACTCACCGGCTTTTGCCAGCATGGAAGCCAGGAGCTTGCACACAATGGAGCCCCTCTTCCTCATCTTGCTTTGCTTGCTGTAGGGGAAGTAGGGGATGACACCGATGATGTTTCTGGCACAGGCGGTCTTCAGTGCATAGGCCATAATCAGTAACTCCATCACGGCTGTGTTCACAtctctaaaacataaaaataaccctGGAGCAAAATCTACACATTAACAACCAGCAGGGCCCCAGCATCTGGGAGACGGGCACTCCACCCTTCCGCTGGCTGCAATGACGACCCCTTTCAGCTGGGTCAGGTGGAGTTCTCAGCTGTGGTCACTCACACCTGCAGCAGTGACCCGGCTCtcatctctgcctgtctcttctaCGTCAGTAACCATAGCACTTGACACCTGCTGGTACTCAGTCAAGAATTCAGGCGTAGGCCATAGCTGTCATTAACAGAAAGCATTGTCTTTCTCACAGGGAAGGTGGAAAGGAGTGGGGAAGTCTTGGAACT from Microtus ochrogaster isolate Prairie Vole_2 chromosome 7, MicOch1.0, whole genome shotgun sequence encodes:
- the Prpsap1 gene encoding phosphoribosyl pyrophosphate synthase-associated protein 1 isoform X2 — translated: MELLIMAYALKTACARNIIGVIPYFPYSKQSKMRKRGSIVCKLLASMLAKAGLTHIITMDLHQKEIQGFFSFPVDNLRASPFLLQYIQEEIPNYRNAVIVAKSPDAAKRAQSYAERLRLGLAVIHGEAQCTELDMDDGRHSPPMVKNATVHPGLELPLMMAKEKPPITVVGDVGGRIAIIVDDIIDDVESFVAAAEILKERGAYKIYVMATHGILSAEAPRLIEESSIDEVVVTNTVPHELQKLQCPKIKTVDISLILCEAIRRIHNGESMAYLFRNITVDD